The following proteins are co-located in the Sphingomonas panacis genome:
- a CDS encoding TatD family hydrolase: MFADSHCHLDYNGLGDRQQEVLANARARGVEVMLNIATRESEWDVVLGTAEREPDVWATVGIHPHEADQHPDVSTARLIERARHPRVVGIGETGLDYYYDKSDHERQQASFRAHIAAARETQLPIVVHTRDAEDDTAAILREEMEQGAFPGVIHCFTASDAFADIALDLGFYISISGIVTFKNAKDLQATATRLPLDRVLIETDAPFLAPVPHRGKTGEPAFVADTAAFLAGLRGQSVEDLAEATARNFYALFSKVRA; encoded by the coding sequence ATGTTCGCTGACAGCCATTGCCACCTCGATTACAACGGCCTGGGTGACCGGCAGCAGGAGGTGCTCGCCAACGCCCGCGCCCGCGGGGTCGAGGTGATGCTCAACATCGCGACGCGCGAGAGCGAGTGGGACGTGGTGCTAGGCACCGCCGAGCGTGAGCCCGACGTGTGGGCCACCGTCGGCATCCACCCGCATGAGGCCGATCAGCACCCCGACGTCAGCACCGCACGGCTGATCGAGCGTGCCCGGCACCCGCGCGTCGTCGGCATCGGCGAAACCGGCCTCGATTATTATTACGACAAGAGCGACCATGAGCGCCAGCAGGCAAGCTTCCGCGCACACATCGCCGCCGCGCGCGAGACGCAATTGCCGATCGTCGTCCACACCCGCGACGCCGAGGACGATACCGCCGCCATCCTGCGCGAAGAGATGGAGCAGGGGGCCTTCCCCGGGGTGATCCATTGCTTCACGGCGAGCGATGCGTTTGCCGATATCGCACTCGATCTCGGCTTCTACATTTCGATCTCGGGCATCGTCACCTTCAAGAACGCCAAGGATCTGCAGGCGACCGCAACGCGATTGCCACTCGACCGGGTGTTGATCGAAACCGACGCGCCGTTCCTCGCGCCGGTGCCGCATCGCGGCAAGACCGGCGAACCCGCGTTTGTCGCGGATACCGCCGCCTTCCTTGCCGGCTTGCGCGGGCAAAGCGTGGAGGACCTGGCCGAGGCGACCGCGCGAAACTTTTACGCGCTGTTTAGCAAAGTGCGCGCATGA
- a CDS encoding MBL fold metallo-hydrolase, with product MKVRVLGSGTSSGVPRIGNDWGACDPADPRNARTRVSILVETASTRILVDTGPDMRAQLLAAQVATVDAVIWTHDHADHTHGIDDLRQVYHELGHPVRGFARPWTAQSLMTRFPYVFAGAGGYPPTVTIADLSDALTIGDISIRVADQPHGSITSAGLRFEADGKSLGYATDINEMAGIVQSLYEDLDVWIVDALRERYHPTHADLATTLGWIEAVKPRRAVLTHMDQSMDYVTLAARLPDGIEPAYDGLEIDL from the coding sequence ATGAAGGTGCGGGTTCTCGGATCGGGCACGTCATCGGGCGTGCCGCGGATCGGGAATGATTGGGGGGCGTGCGATCCCGCCGATCCGCGCAACGCCCGCACGCGCGTCTCGATCCTGGTCGAGACCGCGAGCACGCGCATCCTCGTCGATACCGGGCCGGACATGCGCGCGCAGTTGCTGGCGGCGCAGGTCGCGACGGTTGATGCGGTGATCTGGACTCACGACCATGCCGACCACACGCATGGCATCGACGATCTGCGGCAAGTCTATCATGAACTCGGACATCCGGTGCGGGGCTTCGCCAGGCCCTGGACGGCGCAGTCGCTGATGACGCGCTTTCCTTACGTCTTCGCGGGCGCCGGTGGCTATCCGCCAACGGTAACGATCGCGGATTTGAGCGACGCGCTCACGATCGGCGACATTTCGATCCGTGTTGCGGATCAGCCGCACGGATCAATCACGTCTGCCGGGTTGCGCTTCGAGGCCGATGGCAAGAGCCTTGGATATGCTACCGATATCAATGAGATGGCTGGCATCGTTCAGTCACTTTATGAGGATCTTGACGTCTGGATTGTGGATGCGTTGCGCGAACGGTATCATCCGACGCATGCCGATCTCGCTACGACATTGGGCTGGATCGAAGCAGTCAAGCCGCGCCGTGCAGTGTTGACCCATATGGATCAGTCGATGGATTATGTCACGCTTGCGGCGCGGCTACCGGACGGGATCGAGCCGGCATATGATGGGCTGGAGATCGACCTGTGA
- the mazG gene encoding nucleoside triphosphate pyrophosphohydrolase, whose product MVERLTTIMARLRDPVSGCEWDRAQTFASIAPYTIEEAYEVADACERGDMVELRDELGDLLLQVVFHSRMAEEAGYFTLADVVTSISDKMERRHPHIFGDATEGGNHRWEQIKAEERAAKASSGALDGVAAGLPALLRAEKLQKRAARVGFDWPDASGPRAKIDEELAEVAAAATQAEREEEVGDLLFAVVNWARKLGVDPEAALRAGNAKFERRFKAMEAADPELAARDLDAQELLWTAVKARENSTSA is encoded by the coding sequence ATGGTTGAGCGTCTGACAACGATCATGGCCCGCCTCCGCGACCCGGTCAGCGGCTGCGAATGGGATCGCGCGCAGACCTTTGCTTCGATCGCACCGTACACGATCGAAGAAGCCTATGAAGTCGCTGACGCCTGCGAGCGTGGCGACATGGTGGAGCTTCGCGATGAACTCGGCGACCTGCTGCTTCAGGTCGTGTTCCACAGCCGGATGGCCGAGGAAGCCGGTTATTTCACGCTCGCCGACGTGGTGACCTCGATCAGCGACAAGATGGAGCGCCGCCATCCGCATATCTTCGGCGACGCGACGGAGGGCGGCAATCACCGCTGGGAGCAGATCAAGGCCGAGGAACGCGCGGCCAAGGCGTCGTCAGGCGCTCTCGACGGCGTTGCGGCCGGCCTGCCCGCTCTGCTGCGTGCAGAGAAGCTCCAGAAGCGCGCCGCCCGCGTCGGATTCGATTGGCCGGATGCGAGCGGTCCGCGTGCCAAGATCGATGAGGAACTGGCGGAGGTGGCCGCTGCGGCGACGCAGGCCGAGCGCGAGGAAGAGGTTGGCGATCTACTGTTCGCGGTCGTCAACTGGGCGCGCAAGCTGGGTGTCGATCCCGAGGCGGCGTTGCGGGCCGGCAACGCGAAATTCGAACGGCGGTTCAAAGCGATGGAGGCGGCCGATCCGGAGTTGGCGGCGCGCGATCTCGATGCGCAGGAGCTCCTATGGACGGCGGTTAAGGCGCGCGAGAACTCGACAAGTGCATGA
- the hflX gene encoding GTPase HflX has protein sequence MSTGFDRDRDEFARGARAIVVYPDHGASARDADARLDETAGLAAAIGVTVVEKVALRLRAPKPATLIGSGQVEQLAATVRMEEAGLVVFDAALTPVQQRNLETALEAKVIDRTGLILEIFGERAATAEGRLQVELAHLDYQAGRLVRSWTHLERQRGGFGFLGGPGETQIEADRRLIRDRMARLRKELDSVSRTRGLHRERRQRAPWPVIALVGYTNAGKSTLFNRLTGAHVMAEDLLFATLDPTLRQISLPGIDKAILSDTVGFVSELPTQLVAAFKATLEEVVSADLLIHVRDIAHPDTQAQRDDVEGVLRDLGVTETTPRIEAWNKLDLLEGEAREDMLVEAGHRDDVVPISALSGEGLDTLVATIGALLTEGHRRYTITLESADGAGAAWLHAHGEVLGQAVDGEHALYDVRMSPSDYERFLTRG, from the coding sequence TTGAGTACTGGCTTCGATCGGGACCGCGACGAGTTTGCCCGCGGTGCCCGCGCCATCGTCGTATATCCCGATCATGGCGCCTCGGCGCGCGATGCGGATGCGCGCCTCGACGAGACCGCTGGCCTAGCCGCCGCAATCGGCGTGACGGTGGTGGAGAAAGTCGCGCTTCGCCTTCGCGCGCCCAAGCCCGCCACGTTGATCGGCAGCGGTCAGGTCGAGCAACTCGCCGCGACGGTGCGGATGGAGGAGGCGGGTCTGGTCGTGTTCGATGCCGCACTGACTCCGGTGCAGCAGCGCAATCTCGAAACCGCGCTCGAAGCCAAGGTGATCGACCGTACCGGGCTGATTCTCGAAATCTTCGGTGAGCGTGCCGCGACCGCCGAAGGGCGGTTGCAGGTCGAACTCGCGCATCTCGATTACCAGGCCGGTCGGCTCGTGCGGAGCTGGACCCACTTGGAGCGCCAGCGCGGCGGCTTCGGCTTCCTCGGTGGCCCGGGCGAGACGCAGATCGAAGCCGATCGCCGCCTGATCCGTGACCGGATGGCGCGGCTACGCAAGGAACTCGATTCGGTCAGCCGCACCCGCGGGCTTCACCGCGAACGCCGCCAGCGTGCGCCGTGGCCGGTAATCGCTCTGGTCGGCTATACCAACGCCGGCAAATCGACGCTGTTCAACCGGCTGACCGGCGCGCATGTGATGGCCGAGGATCTGCTGTTCGCGACGCTCGACCCGACGCTGCGGCAAATCTCGCTGCCCGGCATCGACAAGGCGATCCTGTCCGACACCGTTGGATTCGTGTCTGAACTGCCCACCCAACTCGTCGCCGCGTTCAAGGCAACGCTGGAAGAGGTGGTCTCGGCCGATCTGCTGATCCACGTCCGCGACATCGCGCACCCCGATACGCAGGCACAGCGTGACGACGTCGAAGGCGTGCTACGCGATCTCGGCGTCACCGAGACTACACCGCGCATCGAAGCGTGGAACAAGCTCGATCTGCTCGAAGGCGAAGCGCGCGAGGACATGCTCGTGGAGGCCGGCCATCGCGATGACGTCGTGCCGATCTCTGCGCTGAGCGGGGAAGGGCTCGACACCCTCGTCGCCACGATCGGCGCACTGCTGACCGAGGGGCATCGCCGCTACACGATTACGCTCGAATCGGCCGACGGCGCCGGTGCGGCTTGGTTGCACGCGCACGGCGAAGTGCTGGGGCAGGCGGTCGATGGCGAACACGCGCTCTACGATGTTCGCATGTCCCCGAGCGATTACGAGCGGTTCCTCACACGCGGTTAG
- the hfq gene encoding RNA chaperone Hfq codes for MADKPASLQDLFLNALRRSKTPVTMFLVKGVKLQGIVTWFDNFSVLLRRDGQSQLIYKHAISTIMPSSAVDIAAIVNAVGEAQRKQPLLQEIFLNAVRKSNDNVTMFLVNGVMLQGHIAAFDLFCMLLQRDGMSQLVYKHAVSTIQPAHPLNLADEQAETEED; via the coding sequence ATGGCCGACAAACCAGCTTCGCTTCAGGATCTCTTTCTCAACGCACTGCGCCGCTCCAAGACCCCGGTGACGATGTTTCTCGTCAAGGGCGTCAAGCTTCAGGGCATCGTGACGTGGTTCGACAATTTTTCCGTGCTGTTGCGCCGCGATGGCCAGTCTCAGCTCATCTACAAGCACGCCATCTCGACGATCATGCCGTCGAGCGCTGTCGATATCGCCGCGATCGTCAACGCGGTCGGCGAGGCGCAGCGCAAGCAGCCGCTGCTTCAGGAGATTTTCCTCAACGCGGTCCGCAAGTCGAACGACAATGTGACGATGTTTCTCGTCAACGGTGTGATGTTGCAGGGACACATTGCCGCGTTCGATCTGTTCTGCATGTTGCTCCAGCGCGATGGCATGTCGCAGCTCGTCTACAAACATGCCGTGTCGACGATCCAGCCGGCGCACCCGCTGAACCTCGCCGATGAGCAGGCCGAGACAGAAGAAGATTGA
- a CDS encoding sigma-54-dependent transcriptional regulator, translating into MALDILIVDDEHDIRDLVAGVLEDEGYGTRTAANSDAALEAISMRRPSLVLLDVWLHGSRLDGLDLLDEIKRRDSTIPVLMISGHGNLDTAVAAIRRGAADFIEKPFEAERLLLMVARATETERLRREVASLRAVAARDADLTGNSAAINAVRATLKRVAATGSRVLVMGAAGVGKEIAARLLHGWSQRADAPFVIVNAARMTPERVDEELFGVEEGGDLVRSGLLEQAHGGTLFLDEIADMPIATQARILRVLTDQSFTRVGGTRIVKVDVRVVSATSRDLAHEIAEGRFREDLYYRLNVVPVQIPPLAERREDIPALISHFVAHYAADRRVPTPEIAPDAMVALQSYEWPGNVRQLRNIVERVIIMAPGDRIGRIDLDMLPSEVLGDPGELGSGATAIMGSPLREARETFEREYLRVQIKRFSGNISRTANFIGMERSALHRKLKLLGITEGREE; encoded by the coding sequence ATGGCACTCGATATCCTCATCGTCGACGACGAGCATGACATTCGCGATCTCGTCGCGGGCGTCCTTGAAGACGAAGGCTATGGTACGCGCACCGCGGCCAACAGCGACGCCGCGCTTGAGGCGATCTCCATGCGGCGGCCGTCGCTCGTGTTGCTCGACGTATGGCTGCACGGCTCGCGGCTCGATGGCCTCGATCTGCTCGACGAGATCAAGCGGCGCGACTCGACCATCCCTGTGCTGATGATCTCGGGCCACGGCAATCTCGACACTGCCGTCGCCGCGATCCGGCGGGGCGCCGCCGATTTCATCGAGAAACCGTTCGAAGCCGAACGCCTGTTGCTAATGGTCGCACGCGCGACGGAGACCGAGCGGCTGCGCCGCGAGGTGGCGTCCTTGCGCGCGGTCGCCGCGCGCGATGCCGATCTCACCGGCAATTCCGCCGCCATCAATGCGGTGCGTGCGACCCTCAAGCGTGTCGCCGCGACCGGCAGCCGCGTGCTGGTGATGGGTGCAGCGGGCGTTGGCAAGGAAATCGCCGCGCGGCTGCTGCACGGCTGGAGCCAGCGCGCCGATGCGCCGTTCGTGATCGTCAACGCCGCGCGCATGACGCCCGAGCGAGTCGACGAGGAACTGTTCGGGGTGGAGGAGGGCGGTGATCTCGTCCGTTCCGGCCTGCTCGAACAGGCGCATGGCGGCACGCTGTTCCTCGACGAGATCGCCGACATGCCGATCGCCACGCAGGCCCGCATCCTGCGGGTTCTGACCGACCAGAGCTTCACCCGCGTCGGCGGCACGCGCATCGTCAAGGTCGATGTCCGGGTCGTCTCCGCAACATCGCGCGATCTGGCCCACGAAATCGCCGAGGGCCGCTTCCGCGAGGATCTCTATTATCGACTCAACGTCGTACCGGTCCAAATCCCGCCGCTCGCCGAGCGGCGGGAGGATATCCCGGCGCTGATTTCACACTTCGTCGCGCATTACGCCGCAGATCGGCGCGTGCCGACGCCAGAGATCGCACCTGACGCGATGGTCGCGCTGCAATCCTATGAGTGGCCGGGGAACGTCCGCCAGCTCCGCAACATCGTTGAGCGTGTCATCATCATGGCGCCGGGCGACCGGATCGGCCGCATCGACCTCGACATGCTGCCGAGCGAGGTGCTGGGCGATCCCGGCGAACTCGGCAGCGGCGCGACAGCTATCATGGGCTCGCCGTTGCGCGAGGCGCGCGAAACCTTCGAACGGGAATATCTGCGCGTCCAGATCAAGCGATTCTCGGGCAACATTTCGCGCACGGCGAACTTCATCGGCATGGAGCGTTCGGCACTGCACCGGAAGCTCAAATTGCTCGGTATCACCGAGGGGCGCGAGGAATAG
- a CDS encoding sensor histidine kinase NtrY-like has protein sequence MVLRVAPSSSDRAFRFPEIAAAIELAALGITVAISIATYSVIRTHALAEQMVPPALSAFLLLANLLPLVAIIILVGRRIARHRAQRSAVAGGGQLHVRLVAIFSLLASIPIVLTVIAASFMFQSGIEFWVSDRARSSFEASMNMVRDSQREIITRWSNEGRVMAADIASESAQIPVGSPRFPTFLQYQTYQRSLSQAAVFRYTPTGGIEPITVVAVPDLAVLAKRADPKILNIVKRQNRAYVDLAKDMVWVVTALPASDNLYLYVGTGTNADFLNQQHVAAEDVLKDYRDIQARARALQLQFNAALFAVALLIVGVAVWIALAVADRLVRPIDELVGAARLIADGDLTARVPEREERDEVGTLAAAFNQMTSRLQAQTSALESRRALIEAVMSGVTAGVISIAHDGTIRLINRSAATLLKTGDDNLVGKPLSLVSPELGALIESEDREAIVEVDATGEAKTLAVKITRAGEGPILTFDDITGQLLDQRRAAWSDVARRIAHEIKNPLTPIQLAAERLQRRYGKQIPADDGTFARLTDTIVRQVGDLRRMVDEFSSFARMPKPVFRSEPLLEVARHTLFLHEVAHPAIRFVLQYDEPGPMLVCDRRQIGQALTNIIKNAVEAIEAKGEGEDGGVAMTLTQEADAVTIVVRDSGIGLPAARDRIVEPYVTTRARGTGLGLAIVKKIVEEHFGTISFADNEGGGTCVTIRFDTVALAALDAGEAPTSETRAPDYNQNRT, from the coding sequence ATGGTGTTGCGCGTAGCCCCGAGTTCCAGTGACCGCGCGTTTCGGTTTCCCGAAATCGCCGCAGCGATCGAACTGGCAGCGCTCGGCATTACGGTTGCGATCTCGATCGCGACTTACTCCGTTATCCGCACGCATGCGCTCGCCGAACAGATGGTGCCACCCGCACTAAGCGCGTTCCTGTTGCTCGCCAATCTGTTGCCACTGGTAGCGATCATCATTCTGGTTGGGCGCCGCATTGCCCGCCACCGCGCTCAGCGCTCGGCGGTCGCAGGGGGTGGCCAGCTCCATGTCCGTCTGGTGGCGATCTTCTCGCTGCTGGCCAGCATCCCGATTGTGCTGACAGTGATTGCCGCCTCGTTCATGTTCCAGTCCGGAATCGAATTCTGGGTGTCGGACCGCGCGCGGAGTTCGTTCGAGGCCTCAATGAACATGGTGCGTGATTCGCAGCGCGAGATCATCACGCGCTGGTCGAACGAGGGCCGCGTGATGGCCGCGGATATCGCGAGCGAGTCCGCGCAGATTCCGGTCGGCTCGCCACGCTTCCCCACGTTCCTGCAATATCAGACGTACCAGCGCAGCCTCAGTCAGGCCGCAGTGTTCCGCTACACGCCAACCGGGGGGATTGAGCCGATTACGGTGGTGGCGGTGCCCGATCTCGCCGTTCTCGCCAAGCGCGCCGATCCCAAGATTCTCAACATCGTCAAGCGGCAGAACCGCGCCTATGTCGATCTCGCCAAGGATATGGTGTGGGTCGTCACGGCGCTGCCTGCATCCGACAATCTGTATTTATATGTCGGCACCGGCACGAACGCGGACTTCCTCAACCAGCAGCATGTCGCCGCTGAGGACGTTCTCAAGGATTACCGCGACATCCAGGCGCGGGCGCGTGCTCTGCAACTCCAGTTCAACGCGGCGCTGTTCGCGGTGGCGCTGCTGATCGTCGGCGTGGCGGTTTGGATTGCACTCGCCGTAGCCGACCGTCTGGTACGGCCGATCGACGAATTGGTCGGCGCCGCGCGATTGATCGCCGACGGCGACCTTACCGCGCGCGTACCCGAACGCGAGGAGCGCGACGAGGTTGGCACGCTCGCCGCTGCGTTCAACCAGATGACGAGCCGCTTGCAGGCGCAGACCAGCGCGCTCGAAAGCCGCCGCGCGCTGATCGAAGCGGTGATGTCGGGCGTGACGGCCGGCGTCATTTCAATCGCGCATGATGGAACGATCCGCCTCATCAATCGCTCGGCGGCGACCTTGCTCAAGACCGGCGACGACAATCTCGTTGGCAAGCCGCTATCGCTGGTCTCACCGGAACTCGGTGCCTTGATTGAGAGCGAGGATCGCGAGGCGATCGTCGAGGTCGATGCGACCGGTGAGGCCAAGACACTCGCGGTGAAGATCACGCGCGCGGGCGAGGGGCCGATCCTGACGTTCGACGACATCACCGGCCAGTTGCTCGATCAGCGGCGCGCCGCCTGGTCGGACGTGGCGCGCCGCATCGCACATGAGATCAAGAACCCGCTCACCCCGATCCAGCTCGCCGCCGAACGGCTCCAGCGCCGCTACGGCAAGCAAATCCCTGCGGATGACGGCACCTTCGCCCGTCTGACCGATACGATCGTCCGTCAGGTCGGTGATCTGCGGCGGATGGTCGATGAATTTTCGTCGTTCGCGCGCATGCCAAAGCCAGTGTTTCGCAGCGAACCGCTGCTTGAGGTCGCCCGGCACACGTTGTTCCTGCACGAAGTCGCGCATCCGGCGATCCGTTTCGTGCTGCAATATGACGAACCGGGACCGATGCTGGTGTGCGATCGCCGCCAGATCGGCCAGGCGCTCACCAACATCATCAAAAATGCGGTGGAGGCGATTGAAGCCAAAGGTGAAGGCGAGGACGGGGGAGTCGCGATGACCCTCACGCAGGAAGCTGATGCGGTGACAATCGTTGTTCGTGACAGCGGCATTGGTCTGCCCGCCGCGCGAGACCGCATCGTCGAACCGTATGTGACGACACGCGCGCGCGGCACCGGCCTCGGGCTCGCCATCGTCAAGAAGATCGTCGAGGAGCATTTCGGTACGATCAGCTTCGCCGACAACGAAGGCGGCGGCACCTGCGTGACGATCCGCTTCGATACCGTCGCACTTGCGGCACTGGACGCCGGCGAGGCTCCTACCTCCGAAACCCGCGCGCCCGACTATAACCAGAACCGGACCTGA
- the rpmE gene encoding 50S ribosomal protein L31: protein MKSNIHPDYHMIKIQMTDGTTFETRSTWGKEGDLMQLEIDPLAHPAWTGGKGQMLDAGGQVARFNKRFGGISLSGKK from the coding sequence GTGAAGAGCAACATCCACCCCGATTACCACATGATCAAGATCCAGATGACCGACGGCACCACGTTCGAGACGCGCTCGACCTGGGGCAAGGAAGGCGATCTGATGCAGCTTGAAATCGATCCGCTCGCGCACCCGGCCTGGACCGGCGGCAAGGGCCAGATGCTTGACGCGGGTGGCCAGGTTGCGCGCTTCAACAAGCGTTTCGGTGGCATTTCGCTCTCCGGCAAGAAGTAA
- the fabZ gene encoding 3-hydroxyacyl-ACP dehydratase FabZ, protein MTDQAEVRTTGPFDIARVMAALPHRYPMLLVDRVEEIILDRSITAIKAVTINESFFQGHFPGRPIMPGVLIVEALAQAAGVLAVESLGLAGSGKLVYFMAIDGAKFRKPVEPGVLLKLEVEFVQKRSSVCKFAGRATIDGQLAAEANFTAMIADPPKA, encoded by the coding sequence ATGACGGATCAAGCCGAAGTCCGCACCACTGGCCCGTTCGATATCGCACGGGTCATGGCGGCGCTGCCGCATCGCTATCCGATGCTGTTGGTCGACCGTGTCGAGGAGATCATCCTCGACCGGTCGATCACGGCGATCAAGGCGGTGACGATCAACGAAAGCTTCTTCCAGGGACATTTCCCCGGTCGTCCGATCATGCCGGGCGTTCTGATCGTCGAGGCGCTGGCGCAGGCCGCCGGTGTGCTCGCGGTCGAGAGCCTCGGACTGGCCGGCTCGGGCAAGCTCGTCTATTTCATGGCGATCGACGGTGCCAAGTTCCGTAAGCCCGTCGAGCCGGGCGTTCTGCTCAAGCTCGAGGTCGAGTTCGTGCAGAAACGCAGCAGCGTCTGCAAGTTCGCGGGCAGGGCCACGATCGACGGGCAGCTTGCGGCGGAAGCGAACTTCACCGCGATGATCGCCGATCCTCCCAAGGCATAG
- a CDS encoding OmpH family outer membrane protein, whose product MNTFKKLLIGGAIVVPAAFAASAATAQVSGIAFSDPESVILSAKALDAANQTIATTYKAQLDQARARQQTLDTELQALIAPLDTNKDKQLSDAEVQAAQAAKNPALAKLEAAQKAGQQEVSRLRQPATLAQAYAIEQIAMKYDPAMKAVVAAKKVSLLLSAGAIQYNSPEADLTDEIKAELDRQTPSVSVTPPANWQPSQQTGQLFQRYQQLVYYSAMQRQQGAAAAPGAAAPGKPAPQGR is encoded by the coding sequence ATGAACACGTTCAAGAAGCTCCTGATCGGCGGCGCGATCGTCGTTCCGGCCGCGTTCGCAGCCAGCGCGGCCACCGCGCAGGTTTCGGGCATCGCTTTCTCCGATCCGGAATCGGTCATCCTCAGCGCCAAGGCACTCGATGCCGCCAACCAGACGATCGCGACCACCTACAAGGCGCAGCTCGATCAGGCACGCGCGCGTCAGCAGACGCTCGACACCGAACTGCAGGCACTGATCGCCCCGCTCGACACCAACAAGGACAAGCAACTTTCCGACGCCGAGGTGCAGGCGGCGCAGGCCGCCAAGAACCCGGCCCTCGCAAAGCTCGAAGCCGCCCAGAAGGCGGGTCAGCAGGAAGTTAGCCGCCTGCGCCAGCCGGCGACGCTTGCCCAGGCCTATGCGATCGAGCAGATCGCGATGAAGTATGATCCGGCGATGAAGGCCGTGGTCGCCGCCAAGAAGGTGAGCCTGCTGCTCTCGGCTGGCGCGATCCAGTACAATTCGCCCGAAGCCGATCTGACCGACGAGATCAAGGCCGAACTCGATCGCCAGACGCCGTCGGTGTCGGTGACGCCGCCCGCTAACTGGCAGCCGAGCCAGCAGACCGGTCAGCTCTTCCAGCGCTATCAGCAGCTCGTCTATTACAGCGCGATGCAGCGCCAGCAGGGCGCGGCTGCCGCACCTGGCGCCGCAGCGCCCGGCAAGCCCGCACCGCAGGGGCGCTGA